A genomic region of Zalophus californianus isolate mZalCal1 chromosome 11, mZalCal1.pri.v2, whole genome shotgun sequence contains the following coding sequences:
- the TMEM80 gene encoding transmembrane protein 80 isoform X1, whose product MAQVSTQVGPGASLTDMLCFPGRASSAVLSSISLQVLFCLSGAYYALYFLATLLMITYKSQVFSYPHPYLVLDLTLLLLMGILEVTRLYLGTKGNLTEAEVPLAISLALTAGGALLSTYFLLWQTLVLRADSILSATLLALHGLEAILQLVAIAAFVS is encoded by the exons ATGGCCCAGGTAAGCACCCAGGTCGGACCCGGGGCCTCACTGACTGATATGCTTTGTTTTCCAGGGAGAGCTTCCTCCGCGGTG CTCTCGTCCATCTCTCTGCAGGTGCTGTTCTGCCTGAGTGGGGCATATTACGCCCTGTATTTCCTAGCTACACTCCTGATGATTACATATAAAA GTCAGGTTTTCAGTTATCCTCACCCTTACCTGGTCCTCGACCTGACTCTGCTGCTTCTGATGGGGATTCTGGAAGTGACTCGGTTATATCTTG GCACCAAGGGCAACCTGACGGAGGCCGAGGTGCCGCTGGCCATCAGCCTGGCCCTCACAGCGGGGGGCGCCCTGTTGTCCACCTACTTCCTGCTCTGGCAGACCCTGGTGCTGCGGGCAGACTCCATCCTCAGTGCCACACTCCTGGCGCTCCATGGCCTGGAGGCCATTCTACAGCTGGTGGCCATTGCTGCCTTTGTCAGCTAG
- the TMEM80 gene encoding transmembrane protein 80 isoform X3, which produces MKVLFCLSGAYYALYFLATLLMITYKSQVFSYPHPYLVLDLTLLLLMGILEVTRLYLGTKGNLTEAEVPLAISLALTAGGALLSTYFLLWQTLVLRADSILSATLLALHGLEAILQLVAIAAFVS; this is translated from the exons ATGAAG GTGCTGTTCTGCCTGAGTGGGGCATATTACGCCCTGTATTTCCTAGCTACACTCCTGATGATTACATATAAAA GTCAGGTTTTCAGTTATCCTCACCCTTACCTGGTCCTCGACCTGACTCTGCTGCTTCTGATGGGGATTCTGGAAGTGACTCGGTTATATCTTG GCACCAAGGGCAACCTGACGGAGGCCGAGGTGCCGCTGGCCATCAGCCTGGCCCTCACAGCGGGGGGCGCCCTGTTGTCCACCTACTTCCTGCTCTGGCAGACCCTGGTGCTGCGGGCAGACTCCATCCTCAGTGCCACACTCCTGGCGCTCCATGGCCTGGAGGCCATTCTACAGCTGGTGGCCATTGCTGCCTTTGTCAGCTAG
- the TMEM80 gene encoding transmembrane protein 80 isoform X2 has translation MAAARRGRASSAVLSSISLQVLFCLSGAYYALYFLATLLMITYKSQVFSYPHPYLVLDLTLLLLMGILEVTRLYLGTKGNLTEAEVPLAISLALTAGGALLSTYFLLWQTLVLRADSILSATLLALHGLEAILQLVAIAAFVS, from the exons GGAGAGCTTCCTCCGCGGTG CTCTCGTCCATCTCTCTGCAGGTGCTGTTCTGCCTGAGTGGGGCATATTACGCCCTGTATTTCCTAGCTACACTCCTGATGATTACATATAAAA GTCAGGTTTTCAGTTATCCTCACCCTTACCTGGTCCTCGACCTGACTCTGCTGCTTCTGATGGGGATTCTGGAAGTGACTCGGTTATATCTTG GCACCAAGGGCAACCTGACGGAGGCCGAGGTGCCGCTGGCCATCAGCCTGGCCCTCACAGCGGGGGGCGCCCTGTTGTCCACCTACTTCCTGCTCTGGCAGACCCTGGTGCTGCGGGCAGACTCCATCCTCAGTGCCACACTCCTGGCGCTCCATGGCCTGGAGGCCATTCTACAGCTGGTGGCCATTGCTGCCTTTGTCAGCTAG